The genomic segment ACTAAAATCTAGAGAAAACGGTAAGATAGAACTCGTACGTGAGAATTAAGCAGCCCTTCATATTGCAtctaatccagtgttccatgaAAGAACTAAGCACATAAAGATcgattgtcactttgtcagagaaaagatactctccGGAGATATTGtaacaaaatttgtgaagtcaagtcaagtgatcaacttgcagatatcttcaccaagtcacTCACtagtcctcgtattaattacatttgtaacaagctaggtacatatatcttgtatgcaccagcttgagggggagtgttagaatatgagtaggaataggaataggaatagtaCACAAAATCATACTTGAAAAAGGATAGtaatatagtgtctataaataggatcTCAATGTAACAATTTagatacacaattcaataatatttttctccattatttctcacacAGACCTTGAAGAAACTCATAGTATAACCATCAGGCCCAGGGGCCTTATCACCATCACATTGTTTGATAATGTTCAGCACTTCTTCTTCAGCGAAAGGCCTTTGCAACCATTCTTGTTCCTCTTGAGAGATTCTTGGACAATTTACAGGTTCAAAAGTAGGCCTCCACAACTCAAATTCAGTGTAGAGTATCTTATACAACTCGACCATATTTACCTTAATAGTTTCTGGATCTATCACTTCATCCCCATTGATTATCAGTCTATCAATATTATTGTATCTCTTGTGGGTTGTTACCATTTTCTGGAAAAACTTAGTATGTTATCCCCTTGTTTCAGCCATAGGATTCTGGACTTTTGCCTCCACCTGGATTCCTCAATTTTGCCAACTCCTCCATCTCAACCAAAACTGTTGCCCTCACCATTGGCTCATCCTCTAACAAAGTGCTAGCATTTTAAGCAAGATCACTATCAGCTAATTCAATAAAGAGGTTGTTTTTCTTATTACTTTGCTCCCCACACATTGACTTGCTCCATTCTTTGAGTTTCTGCTTCAACATCTTTACTTTCACACGGAGTTTGTAGTCAAGATAACCCACCACTTCAAATGCATTCCACCAGTTGTGAACTAGCCCTTCAAAACCATCAACCTTCAACCACCAATTTTCAAACTTGAAGTACGACTTCCTCTGATCCCAATCTCCACATTGCAACATGATTGGGCTACGGTCGAATGTCACTCTGAACATGATCAATTGCTTAATGTTCTTGAAAGCTTCCTCTCACTCTATCGAATACATGAATCTATCCAGTCTAGCAGCACTATGATGATTCTGATCTAAGTGAAAATCACACTGTTCAGATGAGGTTCGTGTAGTTCCATCTCCTCAATCCAGTTGGAAAAGTCAGACATCACATTTGTGATCCTATTGCATCCTCTCCTTTCTGCCATAACTATAACTGTATTGAAATTCAACAAGTTACCCATGGTCCCTCACATAGTTCTTTAACTGTTGCTACTTCTTCCCAGCAACCAATTTCTCACTTCCAGTGTGAGGCGCATAGATGTCAGTGAGAAACCAGCTAAAAACACTTTGTACTGCCTCAAATTGTAGGTAATAGAGTATTGGCCTATTTCTACCAGACTTCCTGACCATAGTCTGCAATCGCACATGATTAGGATTCCACCCTTACTACCATCCGCTTTTAtatatccacacctcatccaccTGCTAGACCACAGTTGTTTGACAATGTTTTCCACCTCCCTACTCACCTTTGTTTCTTGAAAACAGTAAATATCTACTTCTATTTCAGCAATGCACTCTTAACATTATTTCTAGTGGAAATATTGTTAATCCACCCTACATTCCATGAGAGTAGCTTTATCTTCATTTAAACGTCAATTTCAGAACTCTCCCCTTTGAGCTGGCCCCTCTACTTCATCCAATCTTAACAAGATGTTATGAAAAGAAGAAGGCAGGAAGGAAGAGAAGCATATAACTAGCCCTAGGTATcattgataaaagaaaaaatcgtAAGGCAGAAAAGAATGTTGTTCCTAGAATACTTGTGCATTGATACAGAAAAACAGAGCATCATGCAGCATACTTTGAGATGATAAATTTTACAGGTAAATTAATTCAAGAAGTAATATTGTGATTAAGAGTTCTAAGcacttcaaaaaatataaaacaaagcaAATTAATCATTTAAAAGATTGTTAATTTTTTACCTAGGAGCATATCTTCACACCGAAAATCAATTGCTCTATAGAGATCCAGCCTATTGGTGGAAAGgaaataacaaagaaaatcaTACTCCAAATCCTTTATTTCACTCTGCTGCAGTTTGTCAGCAGAACTCTGAACATCAGCAGCATCTGTCACACCTGAATCGAGCTGTTCTCTGAAAGAATTATATGGTACTTCAAAAGCTGATGGAGGTGACCCAGTAGACTGCAAGCCAAAAAGTATATTTAGTTTTTCATCTAAAGATAAACAGAACAGGCTTCAACACTATGGACTGATAGTTGAGCATATCTCAATCCAgtctcaacaattttattttttggtaacaGTGGTGTCATGCCAGCTTGCGCACACCCCGACTAATTCCACTGaatacctgtcacctcccaccaaaAATAAATATCAGGTACTTTTGTCCTTCAAAGCTAGAAAAGATGGAAACAAATCACCTAGCGTTTAGTCTCCATTAGGATTTGAACCCGAGACCTCATGGTACTCAactcacttcattgaccactacaCCACACCTTTGAGTGCAATCTAATCTCAACTATTTCATAACCACAAGGAGCTCTAACAAAACCAACAGAAATTCTCTCTAAAAGCACATCAATAGCTGACAAGAAAAACTTGTGATTCTCCTTGCAACCACATTGGTAAGCGACAAACCATAACACAGAAATGTGTAATGTCCAGCAGCTCATGCGACACGTATCTGACTAACAAAGAATGGGTTAAAATCAGAGGGATCACGGGTAAAGACACCTTTCTACAATACCTTGACAATTTCAAGCCTACGATGCAAGCGATACCAATCATTTGCCGATAAACACTGGGCACCAGGATCACCAGCTTTAACCAACAACTGAACAGCAGCATCCCAGTCTTCATCATTCTGTAAACTTGCAAGCTCTGAGTGGACTTCTGCAGCAATGTCTCGagaggcttttggaacatctggCTTCCCATAAATAAACCTTAAACATTAGACAGAATTATTAAGTGAGTTGGAAGATCATGCCCCTTTAGGTTAAGTGACTCAATCGTAGAAATTGTATGAAAACAAAATTCTTGTACATCCAAGATCCAATTCTATCATCAGGTACAGGATATACGCAAGCTTCATTTCTAAGTATAATAAAGCTTTAAATAGATATCTCTCACCACAACTGATTCGCATTACCTAATTCTTGATCTCTCTCAGTCAGTTTTACAGAATGAATCTTCTTGTTAGACAAGTTGCAACCAAAAAGTTCAGCTTTAGTTTGAATGTGTCCTCAATTAAACCAGAAGCTTTCAAGTATGAGCTGTAATATTCAACACATACCACCGCAAATATAATCCAGTACCACCCGCGACTATTGGAACACGGCCCCTATCAAGGATATCTCTGGTAGTTCGCCTAGCATCCTCAAAAAAATCTCCAACAGAATAATCTGATGACATATccaaaagaaaaggagaaatttaTGCATTAGaattaaaggaatttttttttaaaagagcaCATCATATAGGGCATACCAGCAGTTTACTAAACATGAGCAAAGAAGACAACAGAAATTTCACTTCGAATTACAGTCCCACCCCACCCAACTTGCGCAGGTTCCTTGTAAACTGACTCTTGATCACAGTGTGAGTTTAGGATTTTGTGTTATTCTGAAAGTACAAATACCAGTTATTCCTTTAATCTCAACGATTTGTATAAACATCGCAAACGCCTAGAGCATAAATGAGCAATGGTGAAATGTTAGTTCATTGCTGAAAATGATACCAGATCTTTCTAAAAAGAAACTGAGAAGTTATCTCATACTGAATAGGGAATTACACAAAGGCTTTATCTAGTCCGGATGTGAAACAAAATTAGCAAGAGAAGCAAGCAATATTTGTGAACTCTCATTACACTTTTGAGTGGTTTGGAGAGAATTCACATCATTTACAACATAAGTTAGACATTTTATTACTTGGAAATTGATCATCAAAAAGATATAATGGTCAATTTGAGGGTTTCAATAAATTGAGGAATTTTGATGTGTTCCCTTCATTGATTTACGCACAAGCGACAAAAATAAGCACCAAATTACAATTTATGACAATGCAAAGGACATAGATCACGCTTCATTGAGTGAAGGGATGTGCTGCACAGCTATTGAAATTCATGCAAATTATTGTTTCATTGCTTCAGACCATCTAATTTAGACAGAAATACCTTCAAATGGATCCACTAGGTCAACCATATGATGTACTACTTCCTGCAAACCATACAGAAAAACAAGCGTCTGTCATGGCAGCACTCTAACACATGATTCTATCAAAATTCATGAAGTATTTTCCATTCCTCAGACGGAACAACAGGTAGTAATGAAGCTCGAGAAGTTAAGTCACTCAGTACACATTCACAAATGAAACCAAAAGGACCAATATTATGCAGAACCCCAAAAAGGGCAAAACATGTTTCATGTTTAAAGCATGCCTCAAGAAATCAGGCAGTAAAACATGCTACTTCCCCTCTACCAGTTGTCACATTTCTGGTTTACACGACTCTTAAGAAAATGTGTTTTGACTACCCTCATTTATTATCTTTAATCACTTAATATGTTATCTCTTTAATCTCTcttcaataaataaaaacaaagttATATAAGCAATCAGAATATTGGAGTGTGTGTATATTCAGTattttcaagaatgattattaaTAAAGGCAAAATGAAAAGAATGCACTCAATTATATCTTGATTTTCCAAAGTAACAACAATTTTGGACCATATATTATTAGTAAGGATGCCAAGTGGCCCCAAGGAAATAATATTAGCACACTACAATTTCAAATGTGTTGAGGCAATACCTCTCTTTCACTTAGGGAAGGCTTTGCTGAACCGACATCAAGCCCTCGATACACCTATAAAGCCAGAGAACAAATCAATTATGCTACCAAACATGCCTCAAGCATAACACTATGTTTGGATGATTGTTACATATTGTTTCATGATGTATCTTATTGTATTGTATTCTGCACTTAATTTCGACAAacacaacatacccaatgtagtACCACGAGAGAGCATAGAGAGAATGATTCCGATAGAGcccggctcaaaataaaacaGTCCAGAAAAAGACTTAATGGAAATACAAGAGATAATAGATAGTACTCCCTCCGATTCAAAAAGACTGACCTACTTTATGAcgccttttcttttttggcaatactttaatttcaactttccatacggtattcattcttttttaaacggaaaAGCAGATCAgttctacaacaaaataatactacaatcgAAGAACACAAAACAATAGTTCAAACAAACTGAATTTCCACAAACATAATCAAACCTGTACAGAGTCAGCGGTGATGATTTCACCATTGAGTCGCTTAGCGAGTTGTAATGCTAGCTTGCTTTTGCCGGCACCGGTAGGTCCAGAAATGACAATAACTTTCTCCTTggtggaggaggaggaggaggaggtgAAGAAGCGGCTGTGTCTGCGGCAGCAGCGGCGGAAGAAGTGGCCTGTAAGGAGAAGTGTCTCCGCCGCGTATGGACGCCGGAGATAAGTGCTAATTCGAACGCCTCTAGTTCCGATGGGGCTTATCATTTCCTAGACACAGAAAATTTTTTGCAACTTTTTAACTTTATAGTTTCTTTAAGGCCCGTTTGAAATTTTGTTTCCACTCAGGAATAAAAGTGGGGGAGGGCGGGCCGAGGTGGGTACATATTGATCCCGCTAATATTTTCGATTAGGAAAAATCCTTTTGCCACGAAAATTTGGCTCAAATTTAgccataaaaataaatagatgttataaatgtatatctattaatatctaataaaatttagttgatatctatcagtaTTTGAAGTATTTTTGTCCAAGTGTGAGCCTACTAACTAGTTAGTACTTGCATGTTATAGCTAGGGCTAttcatggtttggttaaaaaccaaaccgaaccgcAATCCAAACCAAActgatatttggttaggtttggtttggtttgattttggttttactctaaaataatcgTCAAAATAATCAAACCGAACCggtaaaaattatatatatatatatatatatatatatatatatatatacatacatatctatatgtatatatatgtatacacacacataaatatgcatatataaattatttatatattattcataaataaaatataaatattttttatattttaaattttaatcatgaatttaactttaatCAAAGCAATTTTAGTCATATTTCTCCATTTATTTATGTACGTTATGAGATTCTATATAATTTTagcactttgaatgacaaatgatactaattgtgaaaattatcttgttgtcTATGGGATTTTATAGGTGAGTTTTATTAGACTATTGATAATCactagttttgaactttctttttggtccctattgagcaaaaaaatcatgtgtttaccttttgggggttatcatatcattctcttatatgtagtttctaaatacttttgtagaagcgTTCACATGATGTTGTTCATAGCTTTGCCTAAGTATAACAAtaaattgacatcttagtttTAAGGTTGAAGAACAACACACGGTTGACATCTCATATATTGGATtggatttttttaagaaaaatttcaacttttatcattaactaaagttataaaccgaaaaatcaaaccgaaccgaactaaaccgacaaaaaccaaaccgatggttattttttgtgttggtttggtttggttttagaaatttaaaaaccgattaagttggtttggttatggttttgaccaataaccgacccaaacCGACTCATGAACACCCCTGGTTATAGCTTCATCTTATCCCCAGGAATGGATACACGGAAACCCAATTCCTCGGGCactcagctcatttccttcttctAGTGTACTCGTGAGCAGCAAGCATCACAGCAAAGGGCATTCCCCGCCACAACAGTTCCACAGGCACCATCGAATGTCTTTTAGTCAAAAACCATCGAATGTCTTTTAGTCAAAAACTATGAGTATTTTCtcttataaatagaagggctaAATAACAATTACTCTATCTTTTCTCTCTACTCctgttctttattctttattattttaaacacgttatcagcacgagacgctatcaaataaggtgagattataaatctaatggtcaaggttagtaattccttatgttatttgtatttttctattaatgatataattattattggatttgaggaaaaataattagtttagaaccatttatgttttaaattcattcctcaagaataatattatcaaaatggatgataatatgttgggttcaagttcattgatttatgcctaagatgcttttatatggataagacgttgagtttgaatttcaatgcaccatattgatgatattatgatggttaaagcaaaataatgagtatttggtgaaacatgtcccattaaatatgtttcattccttgaattgaatgtggtagtaataaatcatatgtatgcctcaatttgcttttgtagcTACCagaatttgatacgcttaagacatgattatattccattcctggggaatgagaaacttattaatgcaaacgtgtatttgattgtgatggtatcacaactcgcCTCCAAAAGAGGctaaataattgagaaaagttattttgatatctacttttaaagtagtaaatctgaaatttattcatgtaatagtaaatctgaaatttactaaagaataaaggtacatgtcatggtaaagtTGAAGTTACtaatataaaagttcataaattgatatgaactattgcgacatctcaaagatgtgcatactgagtatgtaacatatattgaagaattagaaaattcttcattacttttaatgttgcttgttctcataataagttggttgaaccaacTGATATtgagattggatcccttaaaatttaaaaagtataaaaggtgaatatgggcccattcaccagtcatgtgatctattaagatgcatcaatatagATGATCACATGTGCTTTTATTGTCAACTTGCagtttgacatttataaagttgtttgctcaataaaattgagttaagaacataactttcagattatgcaatcaagacaattcatcttgacaatcatggtttagcattgaatgccttcaataaatagttaaaccattaAGAACAAAAGCtccatgtgttggtttgaaatattatatacaaaagtacttgtatgcatcaagccaataaattatgattaattttcccttaaagttggttctaagtcaggaatcacacattgtccatctaatagttaatgtgcggtatatgattaatgaatataccatgatgcacaaagatggattcctcaaagaaaagggaggatatatgttagttttcctaacacaAGGGGGAGATTACAAGCAGCTAAAAAAATttgttaggaattatcattagatcatcattcaaaagataattcaagtcaaataccgaaaacatctcatatttaagctgcaagtgctcctattttgtgtccctaaaggacaaaatgTATCCATGCATGAAGTGAGGTAGATCAATCggttctaaataaaataatccttgaaaaggatacagagaaaataatcatactaagaaggcaatgtgctattagaacctacgacataacacttcataaaaccttatgagaggtttaggtacctgaaaataatgaagtgatgagatctcaaaatgctatgtcacattgtgaatcgatacgaaatgaaatatcattaatatgtttgatacaatattggcgcaatattatgaaagattatgaggatctgaattctacgttaatttaagcatgctggcgtggaaatatttatcaagtgacatgaaagggtgcatcttggtaagtgaaaacttatttgatttgcactccacgcacttgaagatgtcacatatgaaatgttgaatattgtcacttgacaaaatatatCTTGCCAATACTACAAGGACTGATATAGTCTTtttgattaatttgttagcaaggtatagttttaCTCCTTCTAGGAGATAtcgaaatgggatcaaacacatgatcttatattattctaaagattgcagtctcgatcttattgattatgctgatgctgggtatttatttaacccacacaaatctcgatctcaaacatgcaatgtgttcatatatgaggatactgtcatatcttggagatatataaaacaatctatctagccacttcattgaaccatgatgagataatagctattcatgaagctatccgagaatgtgtatggttgaggttcacactacatctcattcgagaaaaatgtgatttgaaatgtgacaatgtattcatatttttatacagagataatgcaacatacataacacatcttaagagaggattcataaaaggagatagaacgaagcacattttgccaaagcttttctacatacatgagttacaaaagaatggtgatattaacgtgcaacaaatttgttcaagtgacaatgtgactgatttattcaccaaatcttcttcaattgcaactttcaagaagatgctacACAAGATtaggatgcaaaggttcaaggatgttctcactAAGGGGAGTTGATACACGTTGTACACTTTTTCCCTTATGAgtttttgtcccactggattttccttgtaaggtttttaacgaggcaacctatatgcatattgttagagatgtgtactttttttcgttcactagatttttttttccactggattttttctagtaaggttttaatgaggcacattttctatctagacattcaagggggagtattttaaatttatttacattatagtgaatgtctatcaagatctagttgatatctatcaggatttgaagtatctgtcttttagtcagaaactaagagtattttttcctataaatagaggagttttattcattgtattgtCAAATCTGataatctctcatccctcaagagaaataaagaagtctccatcttctctttctatttattcttgttgttcttgctttatatttcataacaatagACATGTTTTTCCAGtataaactaattattttttttagatgtttttacccctttcatcttaaatttaaaattctactcattactttatttattaccATTTTTTAATACATTGAAAACTATCTCAATATATGAACAAATTAGCATGCTTTGTAATTATACTGGAGGCCTTATTTTTCTCACAACATCACTCCCAGAGGATGATCGTTACATAGGTGCATTTTAGGAGTTTTTTCGCTTGTTTGTTGTTTCGAAGTTTTGTTGCTTGTTTGTATTGGTTTTAGTGAAATCCACATTacttatcaaaaattaaaattttccaaCACGATGATTATCGAAcgcatacatacataataaattaattgaaatgTTCGAAAAGAATGATTGAACTTATATTATCAGGATGAGATAAAGAAATAGTCTAGTATAAAATAACAACATATAACTAATTATATTTTCGTGCGgcgaaaattaatttaaattaaactttatatttatatattaaatttatttaattatgtatttgtattatatatatcattttttatttttttaatctttaatttaaaattttgtgataATGAAATTTTCATCATCACATTATTTCACCTCTTCTATTCTATATAGATAAATAGCCAAATATagatataaatcataaaatttattaatatctaaataactctttttttttgtgggtgggtgggtggggggggggggggctgaaATAGAATTCTTAATTTAGTattacacaaaataaaaaattattcaaatttctaaaaataataataatattttttatgacttTAATTATGCGATTTTATTTATaacataatttttctcatgataattcaaatgattttttttcatttaaaaccTATTCTATCTATATTTATTAACAAATTCTTAGTTGAACTATATAAAAAGTCATAATAGTTAAAACttcaatataattaaaaagttactttAAGTTAATCTTACActtcaattatatataaatgataagaaaaatacataaagataaagaaaagaatataaaatatttaagagttttaaaactaaaattttgcatatttgaataattttttaaatataaattgaaaatattttaattataacaCAAAAAACTTAAAACGCTTTACGCGTGGCAGACATTGGCa from the Capsicum annuum cultivar UCD-10X-F1 chromosome 9, UCD10Xv1.1, whole genome shotgun sequence genome contains:
- the LOC107842363 gene encoding tRNA dimethylallyltransferase 9 isoform X2, giving the protein MISPIGTRGVRISTYLRRPYAAETLLLTGHFFRRCCRRHSRFFTSSSSSSTKEKVIVISGPTGAGKSKLALQLAKRLNGEIITADSVQVYRGLDVGSAKPSLSEREEVVHHMVDLVDPFEDYSVGDFFEDARRTTRDILDRGRVPIVAGGTGLYLRWFIYGKPDVPKASRDIAAEVHSELASLQNDEDWDAAVQLLVKAGDPGAQCLSANDWYRLHRRLEIVKSTGSPPSAFEVPYNSFREQLDSGVTDAADVQSSADKLQQSEIKDLEYDFLCYFLSTNRLDLYRAIDFRCEDMLLGTDELLSEARWLLDLGLLPNSNPATRSIGYRQAMEYLLRCRENGGWSSAGDFYGFLSEFQTASRHFARRQMSWFRNEQIYEWINASKPLDCKTGQTIGIGHE
- the LOC107842363 gene encoding tRNA dimethylallyltransferase 9 isoform X1; the encoded protein is MISPIGTRGVRISTYLRRPYAAETLLLTGHFFRRCCRRHSRFFTSSSSSSTKEKVIVISGPTGAGKSKLALQLAKRLNGEIITADSVQVYRGLDVGSAKPSLSEREEVVHHMVDLVDPFEDYSVGDFFEDARRTTRDILDRGRVPIVAGGTGLYLRWFIYGKPDVPKASRDIAAEVHSELASLQNDEDWDAAVQLLVKAGDPGAQCLSANDWYRLHRRLEIVKSTGSPPSAFEVPYNSFREQLDSGVTDAADVQSSADKLQQSEIKDLEYDFLCYFLSTNRLDLYRAIDFRCEDMLLGTDELLSEARWLLDLGLLPNSNPATRSIGYRQAMEYLLRCRENGGWSSAGDFYGFLSEFQTASRHFARRQMSWFRNEQIYEWINASKPLEKVLSFICDSYNCQDGHLQVPESLRMPKDKVNFHQYKEMKSYRTINRHFIGREDCVDVLDRIKEIYGQKAASLLTNT